A window of Rhododendron vialii isolate Sample 1 chromosome 13a, ASM3025357v1 contains these coding sequences:
- the LOC131314311 gene encoding E3 ubiquitin-protein ligase APD2-like isoform X2 encodes MERETDPEAAVSAPSTSDAIEAPPPFSQVDEEREESSQFNPGDNHHQQQHSLQQQHRLRRRWPPGVSYRLNISISDVASTQIRDDVWSILIVLVTFWFFASMTVILGYYGSEELPLGPNCSRLMQANPFFVQSIKAQEIDESKHGPMLYGFYETPPLDVEIAWSETHKASIQSNYHKEWEYFLNQGSKVDISYSVKSPSSSPLSLVIAQGRDNLMEWIEDPSYPNTTLSWNIIHGDGVIHQEIFSSKMYYIAVGNLNSEEVEVQLNFTLNGFLYNTTRAYYKCSLSHQLCSLKLFLLRANVAVLTSPGMDQDETYDDWYVKLSYGPRWITYFLGSGTMTVIILLAFRICNMFQIIRGDESGFRAGDTVSERAPLLSRKDDDLLSWGSSYDSLSHDEEEVDEWLAVATLDGKPLKEDREANSNLRRLCVMCFDAPRDCFFLPCGHCAACFACGTRIIEEAGNCPICRRTTKKVRKIFTV; translated from the exons ATGGAACGCGAAACGGATCCCGAAGCCGCAGTTTCAGCTCCTTCTACTTCCGATGCAATCGAAGCGCCGCCGCCCTTTTCTCAGGTCGACGAAGAACGAGAAGAGAGCAGTCAATTTAACCCAGGTGACAACCATCATCAACAACAGCACTCTCTTCAGCAGCAGCACCGCCTCCGCCGCCGCTGGCCACCGGGAGTGTCTTACCGGCTCAATATATCGATCTCCGATGTGGCCTCCACCCAGATTCGGGACGACGTGTGGTCTATCCTCATTGTCCTCGTCACCTTTTGGTTCTTCG CATCGATGACAGTGATACTCGGGTATTACGGATCTGAGGAGTTGCCGTTGGGTCCGAATTGCTCGCGCCTTATGCAAGCTAACCCTTTCTTTGTGCAGTCAATTAAG GCACAAGAAATAGATGAGTCAAAACACGGGCCAATGCTATATGGATTTTACGAAACCCCTCCTCTTGATGTTGAGATTGCCTGGTCCGAAACCCACAAGGCATCTATACAATCGAACTACCACAAG GAGTGGGAATACTTTCTTAACCAAGGGTCTAAAGTTGATATTTCATACAGCGTCAAATCCCCAAGTTCTTCCCCTTTGTCCCTTGTAATTGCCCAAG GTAGAGACAACCTAATGGAGTGGATAGAGGACCCTTCATATCCTAATACAACTTTGTCCTGGAACATTATTCATG GAGATGGTGTTATCCACCAGGAAATTTTCAGCTCTAAAATGTATTATATTGCTGTGGGCAACTTGAACTCTGAGGAGGTGGAG GTTCAACTGAATTTCACACTAAATGGTTTTCTCTATAACACAACGCGGGCATATTACAAGTGCTCTTTGAGTCACCAGTTGTGTAGTTTGAAGCTTTTCCTTCTAAGGGCTAATGTTGCGGTGCTAACTTCTCCGGGTATGGATCAG GATGAAACTTATGATGACTGGTATGTCAAACTGTCTTATGGACCACGTTGGATCACATATTTTCTCGGCTCAG GTACGATGACCGTAATCATCTTATTGGCCTTCCGGATCTGTAACATGTTCCAAATAATTAGGGGAGACGAATCAGGATTTCGAGCAGGGGACACGGTATCGGAAAGAGCTCCACTGCTCTCCCGTAAAGATGACGATCTCTTAAGTTGGGGTTCATCTTACGATTCTCTCTCACACGATGAAGAGGAAGTGGATGAGTGGCTTGCAGTGGCTACCCTTGATGGAAAGCCACTTAAGGAAGATAGGGAAGCCAATAGCAATCTCCGACGTCTATGTGTTATGTGCTTTGATGCCCCAAGGGACTGCTTTTTTCTTCCGTGTGGGCACTGCGCTGCCTGTTTTGCATGCGGAACAAG AATTATAGAAGAGGCTGGTAATTGTCCCATTTGTAGAAGGACAACGAAGAAGGTGAGGAAGATATTTACAGTTTGA
- the LOC131314312 gene encoding peptidyl-prolyl cis-trans isomerase CYP20-1 gives MAGTRSISAVIVCTVVLFATLAHTQAKKSQEDLKEVTHKVYFDVEIAGKPAGRIVMGLFGNTVPKTAENFRALCTGEKGIGKSGKPLHYKGSTFHRIIPSFMLQGGDFTLGDGRGGESIYGEKFADENFKLKHTGPGFLSMANAGQDTNGSQFFITTVTTSWLDGRHVVFGKVLSGMDVVYKVEAEGKQSGTPKSKVVIADSGELPL, from the exons ATGGCCGGAACTCGGTCGATCTCAGCCGTAATTGTGTGCACTGTAGTCCTCTTCGCAACCCTAGCTCACACTCAG GCGAAAAAGTCGCAGGAGGATTTGAAGGAAGTGACTCACAAAGTTTACTTTGATGTCGAGATTGCTGGAAAACCTGCCG GTCGTATCGTTATGGGTCTCTTTGGGAATACAGTTCCTAAAACAGCAG AAAATTTCCGAGCACTGTGCACAG GGGAGAAAGGTATTGGAAAGAGCGGGAAACCTCTTCATTACAAGGGGAGCACCTTCCATAGAATCATCCCCAGCTTTATGCTCCAGGGAGGTGATTTTACACTTGGTGATGGAAGAGGTGGGGAATCGATCTATGGAGAGAAGTTTGCAGATGAGAATTTCAAGCTGAAGCATACTGGCCCGG GGTTTCTTTCAATGGCAAATGCTGGTCAAGACACTAATGGCTCACAATTCTTCATCACAACTGTCACAACTAGCTG GTTGGATGGTCGACATGTTGTTTTCGGGAAGGTGCTATCTGGCATGGATGTGGTTTACAAGGTTGAAGCTGAAGGCAAGCAGAGTGGCACCCCAAAGAGCAAAGTTGTAATTGCCGACAGTGGCGAGCTTCCTTTGTAA
- the LOC131314311 gene encoding E3 ubiquitin-protein ligase APD2-like isoform X3 — MQSKRRRPFLRSTKNEKRAVNLTQVTTIINNSTLFSSSTASAAAGHRECLTGSIYRSPMWPPPRFGTTCGLSSLSSSPFGSSAQEIDESKHGPMLYGFYETPPLDVEIAWSETHKASIQSNYHKEWEYFLNQGSKVDISYSVKSPSSSPLSLVIAQGRDNLMEWIEDPSYPNTTLSWNIIHGDGVIHQEIFSSKMYYIAVGNLNSEEVEVQLNFTLNGFLYNTTRAYYKCSLSHQLCSLKLFLLRANVAVLTSPGMDQDETYDDWYVKLSYGPRWITYFLGSGTMTVIILLAFRICNMFQIIRGDESGFRAGDTVSERAPLLSRKDDDLLSWGSSYDSLSHDEEEVDEWLAVATLDGKPLKEDREANSNLRRLCVMCFDAPRDCFFLPCGHCAACFACGTRIIEEAGNCPICRRTTKKVRKIFTV; from the exons ATGCAATCGAAGCGCCGCCGCCCTTTTCTCAGGTCGACGAAGAACGAGAAGAGAGCAGTCAATTTAACCCAGGTGACAACCATCATCAACAACAGCACTCTCTTCAGCAGCAGCACCGCCTCCGCCGCCGCTGGCCACCGGGAGTGTCTTACCGGCTCAATATATCGATCTCCGATGTGGCCTCCACCCAGATTCGGGACGACGTGTGGTCTATCCTCATTGTCCTCGTCACCTTTTGGTTCTTCG GCACAAGAAATAGATGAGTCAAAACACGGGCCAATGCTATATGGATTTTACGAAACCCCTCCTCTTGATGTTGAGATTGCCTGGTCCGAAACCCACAAGGCATCTATACAATCGAACTACCACAAG GAGTGGGAATACTTTCTTAACCAAGGGTCTAAAGTTGATATTTCATACAGCGTCAAATCCCCAAGTTCTTCCCCTTTGTCCCTTGTAATTGCCCAAG GTAGAGACAACCTAATGGAGTGGATAGAGGACCCTTCATATCCTAATACAACTTTGTCCTGGAACATTATTCATG GAGATGGTGTTATCCACCAGGAAATTTTCAGCTCTAAAATGTATTATATTGCTGTGGGCAACTTGAACTCTGAGGAGGTGGAG GTTCAACTGAATTTCACACTAAATGGTTTTCTCTATAACACAACGCGGGCATATTACAAGTGCTCTTTGAGTCACCAGTTGTGTAGTTTGAAGCTTTTCCTTCTAAGGGCTAATGTTGCGGTGCTAACTTCTCCGGGTATGGATCAG GATGAAACTTATGATGACTGGTATGTCAAACTGTCTTATGGACCACGTTGGATCACATATTTTCTCGGCTCAG GTACGATGACCGTAATCATCTTATTGGCCTTCCGGATCTGTAACATGTTCCAAATAATTAGGGGAGACGAATCAGGATTTCGAGCAGGGGACACGGTATCGGAAAGAGCTCCACTGCTCTCCCGTAAAGATGACGATCTCTTAAGTTGGGGTTCATCTTACGATTCTCTCTCACACGATGAAGAGGAAGTGGATGAGTGGCTTGCAGTGGCTACCCTTGATGGAAAGCCACTTAAGGAAGATAGGGAAGCCAATAGCAATCTCCGACGTCTATGTGTTATGTGCTTTGATGCCCCAAGGGACTGCTTTTTTCTTCCGTGTGGGCACTGCGCTGCCTGTTTTGCATGCGGAACAAG AATTATAGAAGAGGCTGGTAATTGTCCCATTTGTAGAAGGACAACGAAGAAGGTGAGGAAGATATTTACAGTTTGA
- the LOC131314311 gene encoding E3 ubiquitin-protein ligase APD2-like isoform X1 translates to MERETDPEAAVSAPSTSDAIEAPPPFSQVDEEREESSQFNPGDNHHQQQHSLQQQHRLRRRWPPGVSYRLNISISDVASTQIRDDVWSILIVLVTFWFFAASMTVILGYYGSEELPLGPNCSRLMQANPFFVQSIKAQEIDESKHGPMLYGFYETPPLDVEIAWSETHKASIQSNYHKEWEYFLNQGSKVDISYSVKSPSSSPLSLVIAQGRDNLMEWIEDPSYPNTTLSWNIIHGDGVIHQEIFSSKMYYIAVGNLNSEEVEVQLNFTLNGFLYNTTRAYYKCSLSHQLCSLKLFLLRANVAVLTSPGMDQDETYDDWYVKLSYGPRWITYFLGSGTMTVIILLAFRICNMFQIIRGDESGFRAGDTVSERAPLLSRKDDDLLSWGSSYDSLSHDEEEVDEWLAVATLDGKPLKEDREANSNLRRLCVMCFDAPRDCFFLPCGHCAACFACGTRIIEEAGNCPICRRTTKKVRKIFTV, encoded by the exons ATGGAACGCGAAACGGATCCCGAAGCCGCAGTTTCAGCTCCTTCTACTTCCGATGCAATCGAAGCGCCGCCGCCCTTTTCTCAGGTCGACGAAGAACGAGAAGAGAGCAGTCAATTTAACCCAGGTGACAACCATCATCAACAACAGCACTCTCTTCAGCAGCAGCACCGCCTCCGCCGCCGCTGGCCACCGGGAGTGTCTTACCGGCTCAATATATCGATCTCCGATGTGGCCTCCACCCAGATTCGGGACGACGTGTGGTCTATCCTCATTGTCCTCGTCACCTTTTGGTTCTTCG CAGCATCGATGACAGTGATACTCGGGTATTACGGATCTGAGGAGTTGCCGTTGGGTCCGAATTGCTCGCGCCTTATGCAAGCTAACCCTTTCTTTGTGCAGTCAATTAAG GCACAAGAAATAGATGAGTCAAAACACGGGCCAATGCTATATGGATTTTACGAAACCCCTCCTCTTGATGTTGAGATTGCCTGGTCCGAAACCCACAAGGCATCTATACAATCGAACTACCACAAG GAGTGGGAATACTTTCTTAACCAAGGGTCTAAAGTTGATATTTCATACAGCGTCAAATCCCCAAGTTCTTCCCCTTTGTCCCTTGTAATTGCCCAAG GTAGAGACAACCTAATGGAGTGGATAGAGGACCCTTCATATCCTAATACAACTTTGTCCTGGAACATTATTCATG GAGATGGTGTTATCCACCAGGAAATTTTCAGCTCTAAAATGTATTATATTGCTGTGGGCAACTTGAACTCTGAGGAGGTGGAG GTTCAACTGAATTTCACACTAAATGGTTTTCTCTATAACACAACGCGGGCATATTACAAGTGCTCTTTGAGTCACCAGTTGTGTAGTTTGAAGCTTTTCCTTCTAAGGGCTAATGTTGCGGTGCTAACTTCTCCGGGTATGGATCAG GATGAAACTTATGATGACTGGTATGTCAAACTGTCTTATGGACCACGTTGGATCACATATTTTCTCGGCTCAG GTACGATGACCGTAATCATCTTATTGGCCTTCCGGATCTGTAACATGTTCCAAATAATTAGGGGAGACGAATCAGGATTTCGAGCAGGGGACACGGTATCGGAAAGAGCTCCACTGCTCTCCCGTAAAGATGACGATCTCTTAAGTTGGGGTTCATCTTACGATTCTCTCTCACACGATGAAGAGGAAGTGGATGAGTGGCTTGCAGTGGCTACCCTTGATGGAAAGCCACTTAAGGAAGATAGGGAAGCCAATAGCAATCTCCGACGTCTATGTGTTATGTGCTTTGATGCCCCAAGGGACTGCTTTTTTCTTCCGTGTGGGCACTGCGCTGCCTGTTTTGCATGCGGAACAAG AATTATAGAAGAGGCTGGTAATTGTCCCATTTGTAGAAGGACAACGAAGAAGGTGAGGAAGATATTTACAGTTTGA